Genomic segment of Magnetospirillum sp. WYHS-4:
ACTACCGCAACCTGCATCCGTCCATCCTCCGGGCCTACGACATCCGGGGCATCGTCGGCGATACCTTTTCGGCGGCCGACACCTATGCCGTCGGCCGGGCCTTCGGCACCGTGGTGCGGGAAGGCGGCGGGCGCAGCGTGGCGGTGGGCCGCGACGGCCGCCTCAGTTCCCCGGAACTGGAAGCAGCCCTGGTAGACGGCCTCGCCAAGGCCGGCCTGAAGATCTACCGGATCGGTGTCGGGCCCTCGCCCATGCTCTATTTCGCCGACCGGCTGCTGGAAACCGACGGGGCGTTGATGATAACGGGCTCGCACAATCCGTCCCATTACAACGGCGTCAAGATGGTGCTGAAGCACAAGCCCTTCTTCGGCGAGGCCATCTTGCGCCTGGGCGCCATCGCGGCGGGCGGCGGCTACGATACCGCCCCCGGCGCCCTGGTGATCGACCGCCCCGTGATGGACGAATACATCGCCCGCCTGCTCGAAGACTGGCGCGGCCACCGCAGCCTGCGCGTGGCCTGGGACCCGGGCAACGGCGCGGCCGGCGAGGCCGTGCAGCGCTTGGTCAAGGAGTTGCCGGGCCACCACGTCCTCATCAACGAGGCCATCGACGGCACCTTCCCCGCCCATCATCCCGACCCCACGGTGGAAGCCAACCTGGCCCAATTGAAGGACCTGGTGGCCCGCGAGTCCTGCGACCTGGGGCTCGCCTTCGACGGCGACGGCGACCGCATCGGCGTGGTGGACGGCATGGGCCGGGTGCTGTGGGGCGACCAGCTGCTGGTGGTCCTGGCCGGCGAGGTGCTGGCGGAACGGCCGGGCGCCCCCATCATCGCCGACGTGAAGGCCAGCCGCGTCTTCGTCGACGAGATCGCCCGCTTGGGCGGCAAGCCCCTGCTGTGGAAGACCGGCCATTCCCTCATCAAGTCCAAGATGGCGGAAGACGACGTGCCCTTGGCCGGCGAGATGAGCGGCCACATCTTCTTCGCCGACCGCTGGTACGGGTTCGACGACGCGCTCTATGCCGCGCTCCGCCTGCTGTCCATCCTGGCCCGCACGGACGTCAGCCTGGCCGAGATGCGCGACGCCCTGCCCGCCCTGGTCAATACGCCGGAACTGCGCTTCGACTGCCCGGAAGACCGCAAGTTCGAAGTGGTGGAAGCGGTGCGCGCCGCCCTCGCCCGCCGGCCGGGCATCCGCATCAATTCCATCGACGGCCTGCGCGTCGACACCGAGGACGGCTGGTGGCTGGTGCGGGCCTCCAATACCCAGGCTGTGCTGGTGGCCCGTTGCGAATCGGCCACCTACGAGGGGCTGGAACGCCTGAAGGCCGATCTGCGGGAGTGCCTGGAGAATGCGGGCCTGAACCTCCCCGCCGACATGGACGGGGCCCACGCCGGAACCTGAGAGTGACTGGAGTCACTTCGCAGGCTGACCTTTCGGTGGCATGATGTGCGGGTCTCCAGAAGGAGTGCCTTCCGATGTCCGATATCGCCCTGGGTTCTGTCCAACGGTCCATCGTCAGCCATCGCCGGGACGCCACCGAAGCGCGGCAGGCAGCGACGCAACGGCTGGCCACGGGACGCAAGGTCTCCGGAATCGCCGACGACGCGGTCCGGTTCCTGCAATCGAAGGGACTGACCGCCAGGGTCCAGGAACTTGCCAACGTCAAGGCCGACATCGGCCGCGGCATCGACACCCTGGCCGCCACCCAGGTGGGGCTGGAAGCCATCGGCAAACTGACCGACCAGTTGAAGGGTATCGCCTATGCGGCGGCCGGCAACGAGGACCAGCGGGCCGAACTGGCCAAGCAGTTCGACGTGGTGCGCCGGCAGATGGACGCCTTGGCCGGCGACGTCTCGTACCGGGGCACCAACCTGGTCGCCAATCCCGCCGACTCCTTGCGGGTTTCCGCCAGCGACAAGCCGGGCACCGAACTGACCGTGGACGGCAAGGCCTCGGACGTGACCAGCCTGGGCGTCGGCAGCGCCGCCACCGCCTACAACGATTTCGCCGACCTGGCGAGCATCGAGGCGGCCATCGACGCCGCCGACACGGCGCGCCGGACGGTCCAGGCCAACGCTTCCGCCATGGGCGCCAACGCCGCCATCCTCCAGGTGCGGGACGCCTTCACCGAAAATCTGTCCAACGTCCTGCAGGCCGGCGCCGACAAGCTGGTGGCTTCCGATCTCGGCGAGGAAGCGGCGCGCGCCATGGCCGCCAACGTCCAGGAAGCCTTCGCCGGCAACAGCCTGCGCATGGCGGCCAATTCGGACGCGGCCATCGCCGGCCTGATGTCCGGAACGGCCTGATCCGTGAAGCCGGGCGGCTACGGCGCCTATTCCCGCACGTCCACGGCTTCCTTAAGCGGCCGGCGCCTGGAAGGCCAGGCCTTCGCCAAGGCCGCCGCCCTGCTGGCCCAAGCCGTGGACCACCCGGCGGCTCTCGCCAAGGCCCTGCGCTTCAACAACAACCTCTGGACCGTCGTGCAGGCGGACGTCGCAGGCCCGGACAGCCGCCTGCCCGAGCCTCTCAAGGGGCAGATCGTCGCCCTCAGCTTGTTCATGGACAAGCAGACGTTCGCACTGTTGGCGGCTGGCCACGACCGCAAGGCCTTGGAGGCCATGGCGGCGATCAATCGCTCCCTGGCGTCGGGGCTGTTGCAGAGCCAAGGGTGAAGATGAATCGGCTGCCCTGGCCGGGGTCGCTCTCCACCCAAATGCGCCCGCCGTGACGTTCGACGATGCGGCGGCAGACCGCCAGGCCAACACCCGTACCTTCGAATTCGTTGGGCCCGTGGAGTCTCTGGAAGACCTTGAAGAGGCGATCGAACTGTCGGGAGTCGATGCCGATTCCATTGTCGGCAATGGTAATTTCCCAGCCCTCCCCGTCCTTCCGTGATGTAACCGAAACTGACGGGACGACATCGGATCGTCGATATTTGATGGCGTTGCCAATGAGGTTCTGGAACAAGCGCATCAACTGGCTGCTATCGCCAAGGACGACGGGAAGGTCTTCCACATCCACGCGAGCATCGGCTTCTTGCACGGCAATGCGGAGATTGGACAGAGCCTGCGTGGCTGCCCTGTTAAGATCGACGACGCCAAAGATGTTTCCTTGGGTGTTCACCCGCGAGAACTCAAGCAAATCCCGGATCATCGCCGTCATACGCTTGCCGCTGTCGACGGCAATGGCGATCAGTTCGTCGCCCTCCCCTCCAAGCTGCGCTTTGAATCGGTGCTGCAGCAATTGGAGAAAACTCACGATATTGCGCAATGGAGCCTGGAGGTCATGGGAAATGGCATAGGAAAACTGCTCGAGGTCGGCGTTAGAACGCTGCAGGGCGGCACTTGCCTCGATGACCTTCCTTTCATCCATCTTGCGGTTGGTGACGTCCTCCTTGACGCCAACGTAGTGGGTAATCCTGCCGTCCCGGTCCTTGATGGGAGAAATCGAGGCGAATTCCCAATAGATATCTCCATTCTTACGCTTGTTGACCATCTCGCCGTGCCAGACTGCCCCCGCCATCAAAGTCCGCCAGAGATCGTCGTAAACTTCCGGCGCCGTTCGCCCGGACTGGAGAATGCGGGGATTTCTGCCCTGAACCTCTTCCAGGGTATATCCGGTGGCCTGGCAGAACCGGGGATTGACATATTCGATCGCACCATTCAGGTCGGTGATAACGACACTGACGGGGCTTTGTTCGATAGCCATGGATAGCTTGCGCAGCATCCCTTCCACGCGATGCCGCTCGCTGATGTCCCGGACGCTGGCGACCCGGACGGAAACACCGTCGTAAACGACGTTCCGACCGCAGACTTCCGCGGGAAAGATGCTGCCGTCCTTGCGCTGCATGTCCGCCTCGTAGGGATCTTGATTTCCGGCCACGATGTTCCGTCTGATCGTTTCCCGCGATTCCTTGGTCGGAAGATGCAGAAAGCTCTGGCCCACCAGTTCCTTCCGGTCGAAGCCGAACAAGCGGCAGAAGGACGTGTTCACGTCGAGTATCCTGGTCCCGTCGTGAATGATGATTCCCTCGGCGGTCAGTTCGGACAGGCGCTCGTAACGAGCTTGGCTTTCGCTGATCTGACGGTACAGGTCGTGGATGCGGCTGGACATCTCGTTGAAGCTGGCTGCCGTCCGCGCCAACTCGTCCCGCCCCCAAACGGGGATTTGGTATCCGAATTTGCCGATGGCCAGATGTTTCGCGCCCTCTTCCAACCGACCCAACTGCCGGGTGAGATAGAGGCCAAGCAGGAACGAGAACAAGGCCACCAAGATCATCTCCAGAACCGCGATGGGGGCGATTTGCTGGAGGACATCCCGCTTGGCCTCTTCCACGGACGCCAAGGATAGGGAGACTTCAACACGTCCGTATTCGACATCCGCGACCGCGATGCCCCTGGAATAGCGGCCGATCATATCGCCTGACAGGTCCGAAACGCCGCTGTCCGCCAACTGATGTCCAGCGGAATCGATCACCCGCGCATGAACGACGCCAGGATTCCCTCGGACT
This window contains:
- a CDS encoding phosphomannomutase/phosphoglucomutase, translated to MDYRNLHPSILRAYDIRGIVGDTFSAADTYAVGRAFGTVVREGGGRSVAVGRDGRLSSPELEAALVDGLAKAGLKIYRIGVGPSPMLYFADRLLETDGALMITGSHNPSHYNGVKMVLKHKPFFGEAILRLGAIAAGGGYDTAPGALVIDRPVMDEYIARLLEDWRGHRSLRVAWDPGNGAAGEAVQRLVKELPGHHVLINEAIDGTFPAHHPDPTVEANLAQLKDLVARESCDLGLAFDGDGDRIGVVDGMGRVLWGDQLLVVLAGEVLAERPGAPIIADVKASRVFVDEIARLGGKPLLWKTGHSLIKSKMAEDDVPLAGEMSGHIFFADRWYGFDDALYAALRLLSILARTDVSLAEMRDALPALVNTPELRFDCPEDRKFEVVEAVRAALARRPGIRINSIDGLRVDTEDGWWLVRASNTQAVLVARCESATYEGLERLKADLRECLENAGLNLPADMDGAHAGT
- a CDS encoding flagellar protein FlaF → MKPGGYGAYSRTSTASLSGRRLEGQAFAKAAALLAQAVDHPAALAKALRFNNNLWTVVQADVAGPDSRLPEPLKGQIVALSLFMDKQTFALLAAGHDRKALEAMAAINRSLASGLLQSQG
- a CDS encoding PAS domain S-box protein, whose protein sequence is MSFRLKTILGVAVIEALLLAILIGSSLANLRESHEAEIAKRVDTMLTLFASIAKDAVLASDLATLDSVVREVRGNPGVVHARVIDSAGHQLADSGVSDLSGDMIGRYSRGIAVADVEYGRVEVSLSLASVEEAKRDVLQQIAPIAVLEMILVALFSFLLGLYLTRQLGRLEEGAKHLAIGKFGYQIPVWGRDELARTAASFNEMSSRIHDLYRQISESQARYERLSELTAEGIIIHDGTRILDVNTSFCRLFGFDRKELVGQSFLHLPTKESRETIRRNIVAGNQDPYEADMQRKDGSIFPAEVCGRNVVYDGVSVRVASVRDISERHRVEGMLRKLSMAIEQSPVSVVITDLNGAIEYVNPRFCQATGYTLEEVQGRNPRILQSGRTAPEVYDDLWRTLMAGAVWHGEMVNKRKNGDIYWEFASISPIKDRDGRITHYVGVKEDVTNRKMDERKVIEASAALQRSNADLEQFSYAISHDLQAPLRNIVSFLQLLQHRFKAQLGGEGDELIAIAVDSGKRMTAMIRDLLEFSRVNTQGNIFGVVDLNRAATQALSNLRIAVQEADARVDVEDLPVVLGDSSQLMRLFQNLIGNAIKYRRSDVVPSVSVTSRKDGEGWEITIADNGIGIDSRQFDRLFKVFQRLHGPNEFEGTGVGLAVCRRIVERHGGRIWVESDPGQGSRFIFTLGSATAPTPGSD